The following coding sequences are from one Arthrobacter sp. 24S4-2 window:
- a CDS encoding 1-acyl-sn-glycerol-3-phosphate acyltransferase, which produces MAWRPRPNDRFYRLIVRTGLVFRGLFRVRVILTGKEHLPAAGALNGPYRRVVPGEGAVVAITHFGYLDFAFAELVLWQHTRAQLRFLITQGAADHWFAGPAVSAAGQVVVPYGSGGGAYDAAVAKLRAGEYVAVLPEAGVSRSFTVRECKTGAVRMAAEAGVPIIPVSVWGAHRLLTRHHGFSPWRAWRAPVRIHVGEPLQPGTLPDPAHDARPATEELRKVLQSGIDVAAGDFPLTPAPGTWWMPAHLAGGAPTDKERQRLDAAEGPRRAGGRRG; this is translated from the coding sequence TTGGCATGGCGTCCGCGGCCGAATGACCGCTTCTACCGCTTGATTGTCCGGACCGGGCTGGTGTTCCGCGGGCTGTTCCGGGTACGTGTCATTCTCACCGGGAAGGAGCACCTCCCCGCGGCGGGAGCACTCAACGGGCCATACCGTCGGGTAGTCCCGGGTGAGGGAGCCGTCGTCGCCATCACGCATTTTGGCTACCTGGACTTCGCCTTTGCGGAGCTGGTGCTGTGGCAGCATACCCGGGCACAACTGCGCTTCCTGATCACCCAGGGAGCGGCGGACCACTGGTTTGCCGGGCCCGCCGTCAGCGCGGCCGGGCAGGTGGTGGTTCCCTACGGTTCCGGCGGCGGGGCGTACGATGCCGCCGTCGCGAAGCTGCGCGCTGGCGAGTATGTCGCCGTCCTGCCCGAAGCCGGTGTCAGCCGAAGCTTCACGGTCCGCGAATGCAAGACCGGCGCCGTCCGGATGGCCGCCGAAGCCGGGGTGCCGATCATCCCGGTGTCCGTCTGGGGCGCGCACCGGCTCCTGACCCGGCACCACGGTTTCTCCCCCTGGCGGGCCTGGCGGGCGCCGGTGCGGATCCATGTGGGCGAGCCCCTGCAGCCCGGGACGTTGCCGGACCCTGCCCACGACGCCCGGCCTGCCACCGAAGAGCTCAGGAAGGTCCTCCAGTCCGGCATCGACGTTGCTGCCGGGGACTTCCCCCTGACGCCGGCCCCGGGAACCTGGTGGATGCCCGCACACCTGGCCGGCGGTGCACCGACAGACAAGGAACGGCAGCGGCTGGATGCGGCCGAAGGGCCGCGGCGCGCGGGCGGACGGCGCGGTTAG
- a CDS encoding DUF1295 domain-containing protein: MAGFPVYGFLASLPWTALAVAGVLAATFAVAVAQRRHSVMDVAWGPGFVAVAAVSWLLSAGTGDDGRRLLLLLLTGVWGLRLGIHIGWRARGGHEDPRYEAILGGAPGSRNAYALRRVYLPQGMVMFFVSLTAQVGMFATGPLGWAALLGVVLWAVGFVFETVGDWQLAQFKKDPAHKGTVLNTGLWRYTRHPNYFGDAAVWTGLFLIAADSWPGILTVLSPALMIWALAGKTGKRLTEKAMSARPGYKQYVESTSGFIPWPPRRPAGGR, translated from the coding sequence ATGGCCGGTTTTCCCGTGTACGGGTTCCTGGCCAGCCTGCCGTGGACAGCCCTGGCTGTGGCCGGCGTCCTTGCCGCCACCTTCGCCGTTGCGGTGGCGCAGCGGAGGCACTCCGTGATGGACGTGGCCTGGGGTCCCGGCTTCGTCGCCGTTGCGGCGGTGTCGTGGCTGCTGTCCGCGGGAACGGGCGACGACGGCCGTCGCCTACTGCTCCTGCTGCTCACAGGCGTGTGGGGCCTCCGTCTCGGGATACACATCGGCTGGCGGGCCCGCGGCGGCCACGAGGACCCCCGCTATGAGGCCATTCTCGGCGGGGCGCCCGGCTCGCGCAACGCCTATGCGCTGCGCCGCGTCTACCTGCCTCAGGGCATGGTGATGTTCTTCGTCTCCCTCACCGCCCAGGTGGGGATGTTCGCCACCGGCCCGTTGGGCTGGGCGGCCCTGCTGGGTGTGGTGCTCTGGGCTGTCGGCTTTGTTTTCGAGACCGTGGGCGACTGGCAGCTGGCGCAATTCAAGAAGGACCCCGCCCACAAGGGAACGGTCCTGAACACGGGGCTGTGGCGGTACACCCGCCACCCGAACTACTTCGGTGATGCCGCCGTGTGGACCGGGCTGTTCCTCATCGCCGCAGACTCCTGGCCCGGAATCCTGACCGTTCTGTCCCCTGCGCTGATGATCTGGGCGCTGGCCGGCAAGACCGGTAAGCGCCTTACCGAGAAGGCGATGTCCGCACGGCCGGGCTACAAGCAGTACGTGGAGTCGACGTCGGGCTTTATCCCCTGGCCTCCGCGCCGGCCGGCGGGCGGGCGCTGA
- a CDS encoding alpha/beta hydrolase: protein MGNRTNGEENTGAAVTRPVLTVREAAGATRGVALVLHGGRSHSYQPVEARHLSPARMVPFARHLHRAGGKHGLAVWTLRNSVRGWNGPDMSPLQDARWALARIHEQHPGVPVYLLGHSMGGLTAICVADDPHVGAVVSLAPWLSAETPAERVAGRKVLIVHGSADRWTSPAESLKFAQRAAPLAQELRYVSLAGAGHFMFRRVRLWHNLATGYVLKAYGERAGVEVGAGPARFDALLPETAAGIPVVL from the coding sequence GTGGGCAATCGCACGAACGGCGAAGAAAATACCGGGGCGGCCGTCACCCGGCCAGTGCTGACCGTGCGCGAAGCCGCCGGCGCCACCCGCGGCGTGGCCCTGGTGCTGCACGGCGGGCGTTCGCACAGCTACCAGCCTGTTGAGGCACGCCACCTCAGCCCCGCCCGCATGGTGCCCTTCGCAAGGCACCTGCACCGTGCCGGCGGCAAGCACGGACTTGCCGTCTGGACGCTTCGGAACAGCGTGCGCGGCTGGAACGGCCCGGACATGTCACCGCTGCAGGATGCACGGTGGGCGCTCGCCCGGATCCACGAACAGCACCCGGGCGTGCCGGTTTACCTGCTGGGGCATTCGATGGGAGGGCTCACCGCTATATGCGTGGCCGACGACCCGCACGTTGGTGCCGTTGTGTCGCTGGCCCCGTGGCTCAGTGCCGAGACACCGGCGGAGAGGGTGGCCGGCCGCAAGGTGCTCATTGTTCACGGCTCCGCGGACCGCTGGACCAGTCCCGCCGAATCGCTGAAGTTCGCACAGCGCGCCGCTCCCCTCGCGCAGGAACTGCGCTACGTGTCGCTGGCCGGGGCCGGACACTTCATGTTCCGCCGGGTCCGGCTGTGGCACAACCTGGCCACGGGCTACGTGCTGAAGGCCTACGGCGAGCGCGCCGGAGTGGAAGTCGGCGCCGGACCGGCCCGGTTTGATGCCCTGCTGCCGGAAACCGCGGCCGGCATTCCGGTGGTGCTCTGA
- a CDS encoding ABC transporter permease yields the protein MRTSGQAREFEALKFRRAPVVRTVSVLIGAGLPVLAAAFMVAATSDGSSQIGLKAAAMLTGAGWAGYLAMVGMLLSVGALMGIGFVVCWCFGREFTEKTQACLFALPVSRRRLAYAKFTVILLWALLLCLATVVAALVAGAAIGLGVPGPEDLAAAGKAWCAGGMAALLACPLAVVASVARGYLPGVGALVLLVVTTQVVTAFGAGAWFPYAAPSLWMGMGGAAAADTVSPLQLFLCIPVSLLGIAITGQWWKTMQISSG from the coding sequence ATGAGGACTTCCGGGCAGGCACGCGAATTCGAGGCCCTGAAATTCCGCCGGGCACCGGTGGTGCGGACGGTATCCGTCCTCATTGGCGCCGGCCTGCCAGTGCTCGCAGCTGCCTTCATGGTCGCTGCGACCTCCGACGGGTCCAGCCAGATCGGCCTCAAAGCCGCCGCCATGCTAACCGGCGCGGGCTGGGCCGGGTATCTGGCAATGGTGGGAATGCTCTTGTCCGTCGGAGCGCTGATGGGCATCGGCTTCGTGGTGTGTTGGTGCTTCGGTCGCGAGTTCACCGAAAAAACCCAGGCCTGCCTGTTTGCCCTACCGGTCAGTCGGCGGCGGCTCGCCTACGCGAAGTTCACGGTGATCCTGCTCTGGGCCCTGCTGCTATGTCTGGCCACCGTTGTCGCTGCGCTTGTTGCCGGCGCCGCCATCGGCCTGGGCGTGCCAGGTCCGGAGGACCTGGCAGCCGCGGGCAAGGCATGGTGCGCCGGCGGCATGGCAGCCCTGCTCGCATGTCCTCTCGCCGTGGTAGCCAGCGTTGCCCGCGGCTATCTGCCCGGCGTCGGCGCACTCGTGCTGCTGGTCGTCACTACCCAGGTAGTGACAGCGTTCGGGGCCGGAGCGTGGTTTCCCTACGCCGCACCGAGCCTCTGGATGGGCATGGGCGGCGCGGCGGCGGCCGATACGGTCAGCCCGCTGCAGCTTTTCCTCTGCATCCCGGTCTCCCTGCTCGGCATCGCAATAACTGGCCAATGGTGGAAAACCATGCAGATCAGCTCCGGATGA
- a CDS encoding ABC transporter ATP-binding protein has translation METSAAIRAVGVTKALGGIPVLDDVSLDVGPSEIHALVGLNGAGKTTLMRILLGMLKPDRGSAHLTGLSVADAGPQVWSRVGQMLETPFAYPELTARENVYCSARLHGMDRDAAGSAAGRALSDLGLEQYTTRRAGTLSLGNRQRVGLAAALAHGPDVLVLDEPTSALDPRGVIVLRRLLQEACGDRGAAVLVSSHHLDEVARIADRISVLHRGKIIGTLQPGTVDLERRFFDLVLHSDMREQEQP, from the coding sequence ATGGAGACGTCCGCAGCCATTAGGGCGGTGGGAGTAACGAAAGCCCTCGGCGGAATCCCCGTCCTGGACGATGTGTCCCTCGACGTGGGACCGTCGGAAATCCACGCCCTGGTAGGACTGAACGGCGCCGGAAAGACGACGTTGATGAGGATCCTGTTGGGCATGCTCAAACCCGACCGAGGCTCGGCTCATCTGACGGGGCTATCGGTAGCCGATGCAGGACCGCAGGTATGGTCAAGGGTCGGGCAAATGCTGGAGACCCCGTTCGCGTACCCGGAGCTGACCGCACGCGAGAACGTGTACTGCTCCGCCCGGTTGCACGGAATGGACCGGGACGCCGCCGGATCCGCCGCCGGGAGGGCCCTGTCTGATCTGGGGCTGGAGCAATACACCACCCGGCGCGCCGGGACGCTGTCGCTGGGAAACCGGCAGCGCGTAGGTCTGGCCGCGGCCCTGGCCCATGGACCGGACGTGCTTGTCCTGGACGAACCGACCAGCGCACTGGACCCCCGCGGTGTCATCGTTCTCCGCCGGTTGCTCCAGGAGGCATGCGGGGACAGGGGCGCAGCCGTCCTGGTCTCCAGCCACCACCTTGATGAGGTCGCACGCATCGCCGACAGGATCAGCGTGCTCCACCGGGGAAAGATCATTGGCACACTGCAGCCCGGAACCGTGGACCTTGAACGCCGGTTCTTCGACCTGGTACTGCACTCCGACATGCGAGAGCAGGAGCAACCATGA
- a CDS encoding TetR family transcriptional regulator, which translates to MRKAAATRALLQERAMALFLQQGFDGTTVAQIAEAAGVSQMTFFRYFPTKEAVVLDDPYDPVIADHIADQDPGLPALERVRLGLLAAWSSAPGATDESTRERIKLVAGHTRLAAGIWENNRRTEDRIVEALTGTGVGRLEARVAAGACLGGLTAALLDWASASDGQELRDRMNTALDLMGESGRTERRN; encoded by the coding sequence ATGCGAAAAGCCGCAGCCACCCGGGCGCTCCTGCAGGAACGGGCCATGGCACTGTTCCTTCAGCAAGGTTTCGACGGAACAACCGTCGCGCAGATCGCGGAGGCGGCCGGTGTCTCGCAGATGACCTTTTTCCGGTATTTTCCGACGAAGGAGGCCGTGGTCTTGGATGACCCATATGATCCGGTGATTGCGGATCACATTGCCGACCAGGACCCCGGGCTGCCGGCCCTGGAACGTGTCCGGTTGGGCCTTCTGGCCGCGTGGAGCTCGGCGCCCGGCGCCACCGACGAATCGACCAGGGAAAGGATCAAGCTGGTAGCAGGACATACGCGGCTTGCGGCCGGCATCTGGGAGAACAACCGCAGGACCGAGGACCGGATCGTTGAAGCACTGACGGGGACGGGCGTTGGCCGACTTGAAGCCCGAGTCGCAGCAGGAGCCTGCCTGGGCGGCTTGACTGCCGCCCTGCTGGATTGGGCGTCGGCGTCGGACGGGCAGGAACTGCGGGACCGTATGAACACGGCCCTGGACCTGATGGGCGAATCAGGCCGGACAGAGCGGCGAAACTGA
- a CDS encoding YibE/F family protein: protein MGAGHSHGHMDHSELTPGALAARKRANWLLAAVLVPLTLLTLAAMAMMWPSGNKADLKLSSPYAAAPGVTFDTGKIQRVVVESCIQGAAQPQATQQGSDCTFAFTEPDKGGNPVKVVINPDVVKSHGVKVGDDIRYLNLSNAQGASGGQGSPAYIFVDFVRTMPIILLAILYAVVVIAVARWRGLRALIGLVGAYAVLVSFMLPGLVEGKPPLLLALVGSTVIMIGVLYFAHGFTARTSTALLGTMFGLGITALLAAWATDAANLAGVGSHDAATLANISDNISISGIILCGLIISGLGVLNDVTITQSSAVWELYELAPETGARQLFSSAMRIGRDHIASTVYTIAFAYAGAALPILIIVMLYDRPLGEALTSAELSEEVIRTLVGSVGLVLAIPVTTLIAVLVVKATGPRRLGAVGAAASQPDRDDGNVRELETAAESADAFESFDTGELAAVVMTRRARREAERRETE from the coding sequence ATGGGTGCCGGACACTCGCACGGTCACATGGATCATTCGGAGCTGACACCCGGGGCACTCGCTGCGCGGAAACGCGCCAACTGGCTCCTGGCGGCGGTGCTGGTACCGCTGACGCTCCTTACCCTCGCGGCCATGGCCATGATGTGGCCCTCGGGGAACAAAGCGGACCTGAAGCTGTCCAGTCCCTACGCGGCGGCGCCCGGGGTGACGTTCGATACCGGCAAGATCCAGCGGGTGGTGGTGGAAAGCTGCATCCAAGGGGCCGCCCAGCCACAGGCAACCCAGCAGGGGAGTGACTGCACCTTCGCATTTACCGAGCCGGACAAGGGCGGCAACCCGGTCAAGGTGGTGATCAACCCGGACGTCGTGAAATCCCATGGCGTCAAAGTCGGGGACGACATCCGCTACCTGAACCTCTCCAACGCCCAGGGCGCGTCCGGCGGCCAGGGCTCGCCGGCCTATATCTTCGTGGACTTTGTCCGCACCATGCCCATCATCCTGCTGGCCATCCTGTACGCCGTGGTGGTGATCGCCGTGGCGCGCTGGCGCGGGCTGCGGGCGCTCATCGGGCTCGTGGGCGCCTACGCGGTGCTGGTGTCCTTCATGCTGCCGGGGCTGGTGGAAGGGAAGCCGCCCCTCCTGCTGGCGCTGGTGGGGTCCACGGTGATCATGATCGGGGTCCTCTACTTCGCGCACGGCTTCACGGCGCGAACATCCACTGCGCTGCTGGGCACCATGTTCGGCCTGGGCATCACCGCGCTCCTGGCGGCGTGGGCCACGGATGCGGCCAACCTGGCCGGTGTGGGCAGCCACGACGCCGCCACCCTGGCGAACATCTCGGACAACATCTCCATTTCCGGCATCATCCTGTGCGGCCTGATCATCTCCGGCCTCGGTGTCCTCAACGACGTCACCATCACCCAGTCCTCCGCGGTGTGGGAACTGTATGAGCTCGCCCCCGAAACGGGCGCGCGGCAGCTGTTCTCGTCCGCCATGAGGATCGGCCGCGACCACATTGCGTCCACCGTGTACACCATCGCGTTCGCCTATGCGGGGGCGGCGCTGCCCATCCTCATCATCGTGATGCTGTACGACCGTCCGCTCGGCGAGGCGCTCACCAGCGCCGAGCTCTCCGAGGAAGTCATCAGGACGCTGGTGGGCTCGGTGGGCCTGGTGCTTGCCATCCCGGTCACAACACTCATCGCGGTGCTGGTGGTCAAGGCCACCGGTCCCCGACGGCTCGGTGCAGTCGGCGCCGCGGCCTCGCAGCCGGACCGCGACGACGGCAACGTCCGCGAGCTTGAAACCGCGGCTGAGTCCGCTGACGCCTTTGAATCGTTCGACACCGGCGAGCTTGCCGCCGTCGTTATGACGCGGCGGGCACGCAGGGAAGCCGAGCGGAGGGAGACGGAGTAG
- a CDS encoding ABC transporter ATP-binding protein yields the protein MTTTGVPAVHAAGLHKSFGKVHAVRGLDLTVQPGEVVAFLGPNGAGKTTTIDMILGLSAPDQGSVSIFGHTPRGAIARGQVAAVMQTGGLLRDISVRETVQLTAAMFDSSRPVDEVLARAGILEIADRKVEKCSGGQQQRLRFAMALVSDPGLLILDEPTTGMDVAGRRDFWTAIRADALRGRTVIFATHYLEEADAYADRIVLVRQGSIVADGTAAQIKNLASGRTVKASLPATERGLLAGMPPAESIEYDGGRLTVRTGDSDAVVRYLLNNTGAHDVEVAANNLEEAFVALTGDAAAPESESMSFEGDLV from the coding sequence ATGACAACAACGGGTGTGCCGGCCGTCCACGCCGCCGGATTGCACAAGAGCTTCGGAAAGGTCCACGCCGTCCGCGGCCTGGACCTCACCGTGCAGCCGGGGGAGGTGGTGGCGTTCCTCGGGCCCAACGGCGCGGGCAAGACCACCACCATCGATATGATCCTCGGATTGAGCGCCCCTGACCAGGGAAGCGTTTCCATCTTCGGCCACACTCCCCGGGGAGCCATCGCCCGCGGCCAGGTGGCAGCCGTGATGCAGACCGGCGGCTTGTTGCGGGACATCAGCGTCCGTGAGACCGTGCAGCTCACCGCCGCCATGTTCGATTCCTCCCGTCCCGTGGATGAAGTCCTGGCGCGGGCCGGCATTCTGGAGATCGCGGACCGCAAGGTGGAAAAGTGCTCGGGCGGCCAGCAGCAGCGCCTGCGCTTCGCCATGGCACTCGTCTCCGATCCCGGACTGCTCATCCTGGACGAGCCCACCACCGGCATGGACGTCGCCGGACGGCGCGACTTCTGGACCGCCATCAGGGCCGATGCCCTGCGCGGACGGACTGTCATTTTCGCCACCCATTACCTCGAAGAAGCCGATGCCTACGCGGACCGGATTGTCCTGGTCCGGCAAGGCAGCATCGTTGCCGATGGCACTGCCGCCCAGATCAAGAACCTTGCCTCCGGCCGCACCGTCAAGGCTTCGCTCCCGGCAACAGAGCGCGGGCTGCTGGCAGGGATGCCGCCTGCGGAAAGCATCGAGTACGACGGCGGACGCCTCACCGTCCGCACCGGCGACTCGGACGCCGTCGTCCGGTACTTGCTCAACAACACTGGAGCGCATGACGTTGAGGTGGCTGCCAACAACCTCGAGGAGGCCTTCGTCGCCCTCACCGGCGACGCCGCCGCGCCGGAATCCGAGAGCATGAGTTTTGAAGGAGACCTCGTATGA
- a CDS encoding ABC transporter permease: MSTAAIQDRKPSAGGVNRTFLWIEIKRMLRNRRTIIFTVFMPAIFFFIFGLSNKDQHLPNGHSYGQYILISLTVYAAMTAATGAGSQVAVERAQGWSRQLRLTPLLPGAYIAVKALAALTLSLVAVVAQFAIGALAGVTMDAQTWLTAGLVAWLGSLVFAALGLFVGYLMPSQNVMQILGPALAILAMLGGLFMPIEVMGETFGNIAKFTPAYGIGQLARSPITGEFDWAWIANVVFWLAIFVAGAAMAFRRDTKRV; encoded by the coding sequence ATGAGCACGGCGGCCATCCAGGACCGAAAGCCATCCGCGGGCGGGGTCAACCGGACGTTCCTCTGGATCGAGATCAAGCGGATGCTGCGGAACCGCCGGACGATTATTTTCACGGTGTTCATGCCGGCAATCTTCTTCTTCATTTTCGGCCTGTCCAACAAGGACCAGCACCTGCCCAATGGACACAGCTACGGCCAGTACATCCTCATCAGCCTGACGGTTTATGCGGCCATGACCGCAGCAACGGGCGCCGGCAGCCAAGTGGCAGTGGAGCGCGCACAGGGCTGGAGCCGCCAACTTCGCCTCACGCCCCTCCTGCCCGGTGCGTACATCGCAGTGAAGGCCCTGGCTGCACTGACGCTGTCCCTCGTAGCAGTCGTTGCCCAGTTCGCCATCGGTGCCCTGGCCGGTGTCACCATGGATGCGCAGACCTGGCTGACAGCGGGGCTTGTGGCCTGGCTGGGCTCCCTCGTCTTCGCTGCCCTCGGATTGTTCGTCGGCTACCTTATGCCGAGCCAGAACGTCATGCAGATCCTTGGCCCGGCCCTGGCCATCCTTGCCATGCTCGGCGGGCTGTTCATGCCGATCGAGGTCATGGGGGAGACGTTTGGGAACATCGCCAAATTCACGCCGGCCTACGGGATCGGACAACTGGCGCGGAGCCCCATCACCGGCGAGTTTGATTGGGCCTGGATCGCCAATGTGGTCTTTTGGCTGGCGATATTCGTGGCCGGGGCCGCGATGGCTTTCCGCCGCGACACGAAACGCGTCTGA
- a CDS encoding sensor histidine kinase, translating into MTSKTGGISCRDVFTGNMFRGPGPRGWFIGAGLSILLWAWPTWNLVWSVDEPPAWKAAASVSLIAFFAAYAFLPQISWRLGVRVGIASVCIMLALSGVIIFLIGREALWTWTFLACAIAMTSLPPRTDFFLIVTLSVASATIQLVTGNAEQALVQSGLVLSLGLMMSAFARLIRQTARLREAQTKLADAAVAAERSRVARDMHDILGHSLTVIAVKAELAGRMLDTVPGDPARDKAAAEIAAVQDLARGALADVRATVAGYRGVNVLAELAVARTALESAGIDAELPGTVEQVPARHRELFGWVLREGITNVVRHSGAARCRVRLSASGVLVEDDGVGLASGGRSGNGLIGIRERVDAAGGTVSIGPSDLGGFRLAVEV; encoded by the coding sequence ATGACCAGCAAGACAGGCGGCATTTCCTGCAGGGACGTGTTCACCGGCAACATGTTCAGGGGACCTGGCCCGCGCGGCTGGTTCATTGGAGCGGGACTCTCCATCCTCCTCTGGGCCTGGCCGACGTGGAACCTCGTGTGGTCCGTGGACGAGCCGCCGGCCTGGAAAGCGGCGGCGTCGGTGTCGCTGATCGCGTTCTTTGCCGCCTACGCCTTCCTGCCCCAGATCAGTTGGCGCCTGGGCGTCCGGGTGGGCATCGCGTCTGTCTGCATCATGCTGGCCCTGAGCGGGGTGATCATCTTCCTCATCGGAAGGGAAGCCTTGTGGACTTGGACGTTCCTCGCCTGCGCCATCGCCATGACGTCCCTTCCGCCGCGCACGGACTTCTTCCTCATCGTCACCTTGTCCGTCGCCTCCGCCACCATCCAACTGGTGACGGGAAACGCGGAGCAGGCGCTCGTCCAGTCCGGGCTCGTGTTGTCACTCGGCCTCATGATGTCCGCCTTCGCCCGGCTGATCAGGCAGACCGCCCGTCTCCGGGAAGCGCAGACCAAACTGGCCGATGCCGCCGTCGCTGCGGAGCGCAGCCGGGTAGCCCGGGACATGCACGACATCCTGGGTCATTCCTTGACGGTGATCGCCGTCAAGGCCGAGCTGGCCGGGAGGATGCTGGACACCGTCCCCGGAGATCCTGCCCGGGACAAAGCCGCCGCCGAGATCGCCGCGGTGCAGGACCTGGCCCGAGGTGCGCTCGCCGACGTCCGGGCCACGGTGGCAGGCTATCGCGGCGTCAACGTCCTGGCCGAGCTCGCCGTCGCCCGGACGGCCTTGGAATCGGCCGGGATCGACGCCGAATTGCCGGGAACCGTTGAACAGGTTCCGGCGCGGCACAGGGAACTCTTCGGCTGGGTGCTGCGCGAAGGCATCACCAATGTTGTGCGGCACTCCGGCGCCGCGCGCTGCCGTGTCCGGCTGTCGGCGTCGGGCGTTCTGGTGGAGGACGACGGCGTCGGCCTGGCGTCCGGGGGCCGCTCCGGGAACGGTCTGATTGGGATCCGTGAAAGGGTGGATGCCGCCGGGGGAACCGTCAGCATTGGCCCGAGTGACCTGGGAGGGTTCAGATTGGCGGTTGAGGTATGA
- a CDS encoding response regulator produces MNIRLVIADDQALVRGALAALLGLEPDIEVVAELGDGTGVAAAVVEHSADVAMLDVEMPGLDGISAAAAVRRAAPSCRVLMVTTFGRPGYLKRAMQAGASGFVVKDTPARQLAEAVRRVHQGLRVVDPVLAAESLTAGDSPLTEREAEVLNAASDGGTVADIAKSAMLSEGTVRNYLSAAMAKTGGRTRAEAVHIAEDNGWLL; encoded by the coding sequence ATGAACATTCGATTGGTGATCGCGGATGATCAGGCGCTGGTGCGCGGAGCCCTGGCAGCATTGCTCGGCTTGGAGCCGGATATCGAGGTGGTCGCGGAACTGGGCGACGGGACCGGGGTGGCGGCCGCCGTCGTCGAGCACTCTGCCGATGTGGCAATGCTCGACGTCGAGATGCCCGGCCTGGACGGGATCAGCGCGGCAGCAGCAGTCCGGCGTGCGGCACCGTCCTGCCGGGTCCTCATGGTCACTACCTTCGGCCGGCCCGGCTACCTCAAGCGCGCCATGCAGGCGGGAGCCTCCGGATTCGTCGTCAAGGACACCCCGGCGCGGCAGCTGGCCGAAGCCGTACGCCGGGTCCATCAGGGACTCCGCGTGGTGGACCCCGTGCTCGCCGCGGAATCATTGACCGCCGGAGACAGCCCGCTGACCGAGCGTGAAGCGGAGGTGCTCAATGCGGCGTCCGACGGCGGAACAGTCGCCGATATCGCGAAGTCGGCAATGCTCTCCGAAGGGACGGTCCGAAACTACCTGTCTGCGGCCATGGCAAAGACGGGCGGGCGGACCCGTGCCGAGGCAGTGCACATCGCGGAAGACAACGGTTGGCTGCTCTAG
- the dusB gene encoding tRNA dihydrouridine synthase DusB, producing the protein MTVVATPPAPKLELPPLKLGPLTVDTPVILAPMAGITNSAFRRLCREYGGGMYVAEMVTSRALVERTPESLRIISHDDDEKVRSVQLYGVDPVTVGQAVRMLVEEDRADHIDLNFGCPVPKVTRRGGGSALPWKIDLFTSIVRTAVKEASKGNVPLTIKMRKGIDEDHLTYLDAGRIARDAGVAAVALHGRTAAQFYSGQADWSAIARLREALPDIPVLGNGDIWSAEDAVRMVRETGVDGVVIGRGCQGRPWLFGDLQAAFEGSDARHRPNLRQVAEGVYRHAELMVETFGDEGKALREIRKHMAWYFKGYVVGGELRTRLALVTSLQVLRETLAELDQDSPYPGVDAEGPRGRAGSPKKPALPKDWLDSRALNAEQSQDIAAAELDVSGG; encoded by the coding sequence GTGACTGTTGTAGCAACGCCTCCCGCCCCCAAGCTGGAACTCCCGCCCCTGAAGCTGGGACCCCTCACGGTGGACACCCCCGTGATCCTGGCTCCCATGGCGGGCATCACCAACTCCGCTTTTCGTCGTTTGTGCCGTGAATACGGTGGCGGCATGTATGTGGCGGAGATGGTCACCTCCCGCGCCCTCGTGGAGCGCACTCCCGAGTCGTTGCGCATCATCTCCCATGACGACGACGAAAAGGTCCGGTCGGTCCAGCTGTACGGCGTGGACCCGGTGACCGTGGGCCAGGCAGTGCGGATGCTGGTGGAGGAGGACCGGGCGGACCACATCGACCTGAACTTCGGCTGCCCCGTTCCCAAGGTCACGCGGCGCGGCGGCGGTTCGGCCCTGCCGTGGAAGATCGACCTGTTCACCTCGATTGTCCGGACGGCCGTCAAAGAGGCGTCCAAGGGCAACGTCCCGCTCACTATCAAGATGCGCAAGGGCATCGACGAGGACCACCTGACGTACCTCGACGCCGGCCGGATCGCCCGCGATGCCGGCGTCGCCGCCGTCGCACTCCACGGCCGCACGGCGGCGCAGTTCTATTCGGGCCAGGCAGACTGGTCCGCCATCGCACGGCTGCGTGAAGCACTGCCGGACATCCCGGTGCTGGGAAACGGCGATATCTGGTCCGCCGAGGACGCTGTGCGCATGGTCCGCGAAACCGGAGTGGACGGCGTGGTGATTGGCCGCGGGTGCCAGGGCCGCCCGTGGCTCTTTGGGGACCTGCAGGCCGCTTTCGAAGGCAGCGACGCCCGCCACAGGCCGAACCTGCGGCAGGTTGCGGAGGGCGTCTACCGGCACGCCGAACTCATGGTGGAGACCTTCGGCGACGAAGGCAAGGCACTACGTGAAATCCGCAAGCACATGGCCTGGTATTTCAAGGGCTACGTGGTGGGCGGGGAACTGCGGACCAGGCTGGCCCTGGTCACCAGCCTGCAGGTGCTGCGCGAAACGCTGGCCGAGCTGGATCAGGATTCCCCGTACCCCGGTGTGGACGCCGAAGGCCCCCGCGGCCGCGCCGGGTCGCCCAAGAAGCCTGCGCTGCCCAAGGACTGGCTGGATTCCCGGGCGCTCAACGCCGAGCAGTCCCAGGACATCGCCGCCGCGGAACTGGACGTGTCAGGTGGCTGA